From the Flavimarina sp. Hel_I_48 genome, one window contains:
- a CDS encoding sugar MFS transporter, which yields MAHVTTTDQTPSSKGSTQRSIIIIGSLFFIFGFVTWLNSVLIPYLKLANELNNFESYLVAFASYISYFVMAIPSAWVLQKTGFKKGMTLGLVVMALGALIFIPAALSRTYGLFLFGLFVQGTGLALLQSAANPYITILGPIESAARRISIMGICNKIAGALAPIIFGAILLKNMDAIEAKLAGLGVVEKAAELDALSERVITPYIIMAVVLVALGILIYFSALPEIETDAEDETVAAANKNKKSIFQFPNLLLGTLAMFFYVGVEVIAGDTVISYARNGQDIPTDVAKFFTTYTLVAMIVGYLVGTVAIPKYITQEKALKISGILGILLGLCAIFSDGYISVLCISLLGLANALVFPAIWPLSLAGLGRFTKIGSSFLIMALAGGAIMPPLYGYLADAWDAQLAYWIIIPCYLYIWFFAVKGHKIK from the coding sequence ATGGCACACGTAACTACTACAGACCAAACACCCTCGTCTAAGGGCAGTACCCAGCGTTCAATAATAATTATTGGTTCGCTTTTTTTTATTTTTGGATTTGTGACCTGGCTCAATTCGGTGTTGATCCCGTATTTAAAACTGGCTAACGAACTCAACAATTTTGAATCCTATCTGGTGGCTTTTGCTTCCTACATTTCTTATTTCGTCATGGCGATCCCCTCGGCCTGGGTGTTACAAAAAACAGGGTTTAAGAAAGGAATGACCCTGGGGCTGGTCGTTATGGCTCTGGGTGCACTTATATTTATACCTGCTGCGCTTTCGCGCACGTACGGTCTTTTTCTTTTTGGCCTTTTTGTACAGGGAACCGGGCTTGCATTGTTGCAGTCAGCCGCTAACCCTTATATCACAATTCTTGGTCCCATAGAAAGCGCGGCTCGACGTATAAGTATCATGGGGATCTGTAATAAAATTGCAGGTGCACTGGCGCCCATAATCTTTGGTGCCATTCTTTTAAAAAACATGGATGCGATCGAGGCGAAGCTCGCCGGATTAGGAGTTGTTGAAAAAGCTGCGGAACTTGACGCACTTTCCGAAAGGGTAATTACGCCTTATATCATCATGGCTGTGGTTCTTGTCGCCCTGGGTATTCTTATTTATTTTTCGGCGTTGCCGGAAATTGAAACCGACGCCGAAGATGAAACCGTAGCAGCGGCAAATAAGAACAAAAAAAGCATTTTTCAGTTTCCGAATTTATTACTGGGTACACTCGCTATGTTCTTTTATGTGGGTGTTGAAGTTATTGCGGGCGACACGGTAATTAGTTATGCGCGTAACGGCCAGGATATCCCAACCGATGTGGCCAAATTCTTTACGACCTATACCCTTGTTGCCATGATTGTGGGTTATCTGGTGGGAACGGTGGCTATCCCTAAATATATAACCCAGGAAAAAGCGTTGAAAATATCAGGTATTCTGGGTATTTTGTTAGGTTTATGTGCCATTTTTTCAGACGGCTACATTTCCGTATTGTGTATCTCACTATTAGGACTGGCAAACGCGTTGGTTTTTCCGGCCATCTGGCCGCTATCATTGGCCGGGTTGGGTAGGTTTACAAAAATAGGTTCCTCGTTTTTGATCATGGCACTTGCCGGTGGCGCGATCATGCCCCCGCTATACGGCTATCTTGCTGATGCCTGGGATGCGCAATTGGCGTATTGGATCATCATTCCTTGTTATTTGTATATTTGGTTTTTTGCCGTAAAAGGACATAAAATCAAGTAA
- a CDS encoding PAS domain S-box protein — MPYSNLQEEFRQLIRESDSVFDWFTCDVLDGFWYVNWDDTQKFWMNDSFLNSLKFDTEQASDHFQIYTKITGSACKKQIKELIASAKANPSEIYKDTLEFKNRFSDPSGYNVEILALASKGLVFKFKLVKEAVPHKIEDLEKQILHLEKFESIYKETNHIARIGGWDVDLISQTISWTSVTYDIHEVDPDFVPDLNVGISFYKEGWSRDLIMKLFNEAIELGKPFDDEFKLVTAKGNEIWVRSFGKPEFVNGKCIRVFGAFQDINEQKKQQIELKAAKNRFESIYDNSPLGILLFDPSDTIVAINPASKRIFGMEKFTEEQISKLTFKELVNPEFLDAFQDYKKELTTSENTTKKLEIQCKHRSGKTIWCSMISSLMPANEHTGKLVVAQVQDITYKKELQRQATENANKFVKAFENSPNGMGVVSTKGDWIMVNKNLAHMVGYEKNELLQIHFWDITHPDDHNNDAHYIQSIFSNEIDYYTVEKRYIHKQGRIVNCHLYVSAIYDELGGVKSLIFQVVDMTQHVKAQNDLKSTLKDLQSLLDATTQIVIVETDLNHVIKKFNKGAERILGYKAEEVINKKSPSLFHIPEEVETRRQQLSEEKGIALNTNDVFTYDAHLEKSKYQEWTYRKKDGTQLPVQLVVTTIRNQDNQITGYLGVSTDISELKEMEESLVIAKERAEMASKSKSEFLANMSHEIRTPLNGVIGFTDLLMKTELNESQSNYMQTVFNSANSLLDLINDILDFSKIEAGKLELSEEKVDIITLCEQIIDMFKHQAHKNNLEILLNISPAVTRFVWIDSVRIKQILTNLIGNAIKFTKQGEIELKIDTKNRTGGSDTKIFTFSVRDTGIGIAPHNLDKIFFAFDQEDASTTRKFGGTGLGLTISNRLLELMGSNLKVESTQGIGSKFYFDVGLKSYTVIDKPVLPMHNINKVLIVDDNDNNRKILHEMLTSQNINTVLAPNAIEAIDILEKDQSFSLAIIDYHMPYMDGLELIEHIRNALKIDMAELPIILLHSSVDDEITAKKCKEYKVQFNKTKPIHMDELFSLINQINYPELSTATSPQITSEIGKVDLATYEFSILVAEDNPVNKHLTRTILKKLMPKVQLIEVDNGEEAVLAFKEQKIDLIFMDIQMPILSGFEASEQIRALEEDNNLSSTPIVALTARTIKGERERCLSYGMNDYVTKPVIMQTLNKVIIKELIFDRGEKISAS, encoded by the coding sequence ATGCCCTACTCTAATCTTCAAGAAGAATTTCGTCAACTTATCCGAGAGTCGGATTCCGTTTTTGACTGGTTTACCTGTGATGTCCTGGATGGTTTCTGGTATGTCAACTGGGATGATACACAAAAATTCTGGATGAATGATTCTTTCTTAAACAGCTTAAAATTTGATACCGAACAAGCAAGCGATCATTTCCAAATCTATACGAAGATTACTGGTTCTGCTTGTAAAAAACAAATAAAAGAGCTTATAGCTAGCGCTAAAGCAAACCCTTCTGAAATTTATAAGGATACCTTAGAATTTAAAAATAGATTCTCTGATCCTTCCGGATATAACGTTGAAATATTGGCACTAGCCTCTAAAGGCTTAGTATTTAAATTTAAATTAGTAAAAGAAGCAGTACCCCATAAGATTGAAGATTTAGAAAAACAAATACTGCATTTAGAGAAATTTGAGTCAATTTATAAAGAGACCAACCACATAGCTAGAATAGGCGGCTGGGATGTAGATCTTATTTCCCAGACGATAAGTTGGACAAGCGTCACCTACGATATTCATGAAGTTGATCCTGACTTTGTTCCAGATTTGAATGTCGGGATTTCTTTTTATAAAGAAGGCTGGAGTAGGGATCTTATTATGAAACTCTTTAATGAAGCTATTGAACTTGGGAAGCCATTTGATGATGAGTTTAAACTTGTCACGGCGAAGGGCAATGAAATCTGGGTACGTTCTTTTGGAAAACCTGAATTTGTAAATGGCAAGTGTATACGGGTTTTTGGGGCTTTTCAAGATATAAATGAGCAAAAAAAGCAACAAATTGAGCTTAAAGCGGCAAAAAACAGGTTTGAAAGTATCTACGATAATTCCCCGCTGGGAATCCTTCTTTTTGATCCATCTGATACCATCGTAGCGATAAACCCAGCGAGCAAGCGCATTTTTGGGATGGAAAAGTTTACTGAAGAGCAAATTTCAAAGCTGACATTCAAAGAATTGGTAAATCCTGAGTTCTTAGATGCCTTTCAGGACTATAAAAAGGAGCTGACCACTTCAGAAAACACTACTAAAAAATTAGAGATTCAATGCAAGCACAGATCGGGAAAAACTATCTGGTGCAGTATGATTTCTTCATTAATGCCCGCAAACGAGCATACGGGAAAACTCGTGGTAGCACAGGTGCAGGACATAACCTATAAAAAAGAACTACAACGTCAGGCTACTGAGAATGCAAATAAATTTGTCAAGGCGTTTGAAAATTCCCCGAACGGTATGGGGGTCGTATCCACAAAAGGAGATTGGATAATGGTCAATAAAAACCTTGCACACATGGTGGGGTACGAAAAAAATGAATTACTTCAGATTCATTTTTGGGATATTACCCATCCCGATGATCATAATAACGATGCGCATTATATACAAAGTATATTCAGCAATGAGATAGACTATTATACAGTTGAAAAGCGCTACATTCATAAGCAGGGGAGGATTGTTAACTGCCACCTTTATGTCTCGGCCATCTACGACGAGCTGGGTGGTGTAAAGTCATTGATTTTTCAGGTCGTGGACATGACACAGCATGTAAAGGCCCAGAATGATCTCAAAAGTACCCTTAAAGATTTACAATCGCTTCTTGATGCGACGACCCAGATTGTTATCGTAGAGACAGACCTCAATCATGTGATTAAAAAATTCAATAAAGGTGCAGAACGAATTCTAGGTTATAAGGCTGAAGAGGTCATAAACAAAAAAAGCCCCAGTTTGTTTCATATACCTGAAGAGGTAGAAACAAGAAGACAACAGTTATCTGAGGAAAAAGGTATCGCCCTAAATACAAATGATGTCTTCACATACGATGCGCATCTAGAAAAATCCAAATATCAAGAATGGACCTATAGAAAAAAGGATGGTACCCAACTTCCCGTACAGCTGGTGGTCACCACTATTCGCAATCAGGACAATCAAATTACCGGTTATCTGGGGGTTTCCACAGACATTTCTGAGCTCAAAGAAATGGAAGAATCACTCGTTATCGCCAAAGAGAGAGCAGAGATGGCCAGCAAGTCAAAATCTGAATTCCTGGCAAATATGAGTCATGAAATTCGTACACCGCTCAATGGAGTGATAGGTTTTACAGACCTTTTGATGAAAACCGAACTTAATGAAAGCCAAAGCAATTATATGCAAACGGTGTTCAATTCGGCCAATTCGCTTTTAGACCTTATAAACGATATCCTGGATTTTTCTAAAATAGAAGCGGGTAAACTCGAGTTGAGTGAAGAAAAAGTGGATATCATTACACTTTGCGAGCAGATCATAGATATGTTTAAGCATCAAGCACATAAAAATAATCTTGAAATATTGCTCAACATATCACCTGCCGTAACGCGCTTTGTCTGGATTGATTCCGTTCGTATAAAACAGATTTTGACGAACCTTATAGGCAATGCGATCAAGTTTACAAAGCAAGGGGAAATTGAACTTAAGATCGACACAAAAAATAGAACAGGGGGAAGCGATACTAAAATTTTTACCTTTTCAGTACGTGATACAGGTATAGGTATTGCCCCGCACAACCTTGATAAAATATTCTTCGCTTTTGATCAGGAAGATGCCTCAACAACAAGAAAATTTGGCGGTACAGGATTAGGTCTTACCATAAGCAACCGTTTGCTTGAACTTATGGGTAGCAACCTAAAAGTAGAGAGCACCCAGGGAATAGGAAGCAAATTCTATTTTGATGTGGGATTAAAGAGCTATACCGTCATAGATAAGCCTGTTCTACCCATGCACAATATCAATAAGGTTCTTATTGTTGATGATAATGACAATAATCGCAAGATTTTACATGAGATGTTGACCTCTCAAAATATTAATACCGTCCTTGCCCCAAATGCTATAGAAGCTATAGATATTCTTGAAAAAGACCAGTCTTTTAGTCTGGCCATCATAGATTATCATATGCCTTATATGGATGGTCTGGAGCTTATTGAGCATATAAGAAATGCACTTAAGATAGACATGGCAGAACTTCCTATTATATTGTTGCACAGCTCTGTAGATGATGAAATAACCGCTAAAAAATGTAAAGAATATAAGGTTCAGTTCAATAAAACGAAACCTATACACATGGATGAGCTTTTTAGTCTGATAAATCAGATAAATTATCCTGAACTTTCTACCGCCACCAGCCCTCAGATTACTAGTGAAATTGGCAAAGTAGATCTTGCAACCTATGAATTTAGCATACTTGTGGCCGAAGATAATCCCGTAAACAAACATCTTACACGTACCATTCTTAAAAAACTAATGCCAAAAGTACAGCTTATTGAGGTTGATAATGGTGAGGAAGCGGTGTTGGCTTTCAAAGAACAAAAAATTGATTTGATTTTTATGGATATTCAAATGCCCATACTCAGTGGTTTTGAAGCCTCAGAGCAGATCAGGGCTCTAGAAGAGGATAACAACTTATCAAGTACACCTATCGTCGCACTGACCGCTCGTACGATCAAGGGTGAACGGGAACGATGCTTAAGTTACGGGATGAATGACTATGTGACAAAACCTGTAATCATGCAAACCTTAAACAAAGTGATAATCAAGGAGTTGATCTTTGACAGGGGAGAGAAAATTTCGGCTAGTTAA
- a CDS encoding ROK family protein: MATVKMGIDIGATKTHIGIIKDAQVIDEVNYPTQAQASQEAIIEELIAHMSTFANHGFESVGIGVPGLVDENSGIVYDLTNIPSWQHVPLKERLEGHFKIPVRITNDANMFALGEKAYGSGKKYQNLVGITLGSGFGAGLVINGNLYSGILSSAGEMADIPYLNATIEDYCSGKFFREHYGVEGVEVSKKAAQGDPESIRIFHEFGTHVGAAVRMLMNILSPEAIFFGGSVSKSFSLFEQGIWDKLNAYPFERVKGKLHIAASQTPNISILGAAALIDGNE, encoded by the coding sequence ATGGCTACTGTAAAAATGGGGATTGATATCGGTGCAACTAAAACGCACATTGGTATCATTAAAGATGCCCAGGTCATAGATGAAGTAAATTACCCTACACAAGCGCAGGCCTCTCAAGAAGCAATCATAGAAGAGCTCATTGCGCATATGAGCACCTTTGCAAACCATGGTTTTGAGAGTGTGGGCATAGGCGTCCCAGGACTGGTGGATGAAAATTCTGGTATTGTTTACGACCTTACCAATATACCATCCTGGCAGCACGTTCCTCTCAAAGAAAGGCTGGAGGGACACTTTAAGATCCCGGTTCGCATAACCAATGATGCTAATATGTTTGCCCTGGGCGAAAAGGCTTACGGTAGCGGAAAAAAATATCAAAACCTTGTGGGAATCACGTTGGGCAGCGGTTTTGGCGCTGGATTAGTCATTAATGGAAACTTATACTCCGGGATACTTTCCAGTGCGGGTGAAATGGCAGATATCCCTTATCTCAATGCAACAATTGAAGATTATTGCAGCGGTAAATTTTTCAGGGAGCACTACGGCGTTGAAGGTGTGGAGGTAAGTAAGAAAGCCGCTCAGGGAGATCCTGAATCTATAAGAATATTTCATGAATTTGGTACTCACGTAGGTGCTGCCGTACGTATGCTCATGAACATCTTATCGCCCGAAGCAATATTTTTTGGTGGTTCGGTGAGTAAATCCTTTTCCCTTTTTGAACAGGGCATATGGGATAAATTGAATGCATATCCTTTTGAACGCGTTAAGGGCAAACTTCACATTGCGGCTTCTCAAACACCTAATATTTCCATACTTGGCGCGGCAGCGCTCATAGATGGCAACGAGTGA
- a CDS encoding DEAD/DEAH box helicase encodes MANDIKNQKDILEKLGIEALNPMQQEALAVIEKTANTILLSPTGTGKTLAFLLPLIENLDIDNPEVQALIVVPTRELAIQIEQVVRDMGSGFKVNAVYGGRSKSKDKIELKHTPAILIGTPGRILDHFDDDRFSKASINDLVLDEFDKSLEIGFESEMREILNDLPAVRRRILTSATQGVEIPGFVNLNKPTIIEYLSDKKDPKLAINTVISPDKDKLETLFELVQFLGNQPGIIFCNFRESIERVSDFLTEKKISHTCFSGGMEQKDRERALIKFRNGTSQILVATDLAARGIDIPELKFIIHYELPHAAAEFTHRNGRTARVNEKGTAYVLQWKNQRLPDFIEKTEPITIPKAKTNGNEVWETLFISGGRKDKISKGDIAGLFIKEGKIAQDQLGVIELKQDCAFVAVPQKLANQLVNKLNNSKLKKKKVRIHIL; translated from the coding sequence ATGGCAAACGACATAAAAAACCAAAAGGACATCCTGGAAAAACTGGGTATTGAGGCCTTAAACCCAATGCAGCAAGAAGCCCTTGCCGTAATTGAAAAAACGGCAAATACCATTCTTTTATCTCCTACGGGAACAGGAAAAACACTTGCTTTTCTACTGCCCTTAATTGAAAATCTGGATATTGATAACCCGGAAGTGCAAGCCCTGATCGTGGTTCCCACCCGGGAGCTGGCCATTCAGATAGAACAGGTGGTGCGCGATATGGGTTCGGGATTTAAAGTGAATGCAGTATATGGCGGCAGGTCAAAAAGTAAGGATAAAATCGAACTCAAACACACGCCGGCTATATTAATAGGTACCCCGGGGCGTATCCTGGATCACTTTGACGATGACCGGTTTTCTAAAGCGAGCATCAACGATCTCGTGCTTGATGAGTTTGACAAGTCCCTGGAGATAGGTTTTGAAAGCGAAATGCGCGAAATCCTAAACGACCTTCCCGCGGTGCGCAGGCGCATATTGACATCAGCGACGCAGGGTGTGGAAATCCCCGGGTTTGTAAACCTGAATAAACCGACGATTATTGAATATTTATCGGATAAAAAAGACCCTAAATTGGCCATTAATACGGTTATTTCACCAGATAAAGACAAGCTGGAAACTTTATTTGAACTGGTACAATTTCTTGGAAACCAACCGGGGATCATATTTTGCAATTTCAGGGAAAGTATAGAGCGCGTAAGCGATTTCCTGACCGAAAAAAAGATCAGTCATACGTGTTTTTCGGGGGGTATGGAGCAAAAGGACAGGGAACGCGCACTTATAAAATTTAGAAATGGTACGAGCCAGATTTTGGTAGCCACAGACCTTGCTGCGAGGGGGATTGATATTCCAGAACTCAAGTTTATCATTCATTATGAATTACCGCACGCGGCGGCAGAATTTACGCATAGAAACGGCAGGACCGCGCGGGTAAATGAAAAAGGCACGGCCTACGTACTGCAATGGAAAAACCAGCGATTACCAGATTTTATTGAAAAAACGGAGCCCATAACTATTCCGAAGGCAAAAACAAACGGGAACGAAGTATGGGAAACGCTCTTTATTTCTGGCGGGAGGAAAGATAAAATCTCTAAAGGCGATATCGCCGGCCTTTTTATAAAAGAAGGAAAAATAGCCCAGGATCAGTTGGGCGTTATAGAACTCAAACAAGACTGCGCATTTGTCGCCGTACCGCAAAAACTGGCAAATCAATTAGTCAACAAATTGAATAACAGCAAACTTAAAAAGAAGAAAGTTCGCATTCACATACTTTAA
- a CDS encoding KTSC domain-containing protein, with amino-acid sequence MKRITEYKKLFGVEKDIELKELKKSYRNLVKEWHPDKFQEGDERQAEAEINSRKIIDGYHFLVSIAPETRAANLEEFKETTNVAGIEDFQHKGMLLEITYLDGNTYEFFGVTRKIYIKMVNSDKLNRFAKRNIYPNYLYRKSKKTAEHA; translated from the coding sequence ATGAAACGCATTACAGAATACAAGAAACTCTTTGGGGTTGAAAAAGATATTGAACTTAAGGAACTTAAAAAAAGTTACAGGAACCTGGTTAAGGAATGGCATCCAGATAAGTTTCAGGAAGGTGATGAGAGACAGGCAGAAGCTGAGATCAACAGCCGCAAAATCATTGATGGCTACCATTTTCTCGTAAGTATCGCCCCAGAAACCAGGGCAGCCAATTTGGAAGAATTCAAAGAAACCACAAATGTGGCCGGTATTGAAGATTTTCAGCATAAAGGAATGCTTCTTGAAATTACCTATTTAGATGGGAATACGTATGAATTTTTTGGTGTGACCAGAAAAATATATATAAAAATGGTAAACAGTGATAAGTTGAACCGTTTTGCAAAGCGTAATATTTATCCTAATTACCTGTACCGAAAGTCTAAAAAGACTGCGGAACACGCATAA
- a CDS encoding DEAD/DEAH box helicase produces the protein MPVSFSDLGVNTALQQSLAALNIIQPTAIQQKAIPLILNESKDLVALAQTGSGKTLAFGLPVLQHIDPKNEAVQAVILAPTRELGQQIHTNLLSFAAHSPEISIASICGGIPIKPQIERLKTTTHLIVATPGRLVDLINRKAIDLSKVVTLVLDEADEMVTALKTDLDSILAEIPKNRRTLLFTATMPGTIKQLVQNYMSKHIVHVEAEMETVGHQGIDHQFVVVEPIEKLEVLLYFLSSKEGERGIIFCKTKAAVNKLAKNLAINKFSSGALHGSLSQPIRDRIMGQFREGHIDILVATDLAARGLDVKEISYVVNYHLPDTYETYVHRSGRTARAGAKGLAVTVLQQEEVFEIPEFEEELGISFSEMRKPDAQSTEENNTLLWARKIFKTKPNRTIPAEFKEKINTVFHHLTKEELIDKILAHHLAQTAIAPKEEAKPTKKKR, from the coding sequence ATGCCCGTAAGTTTCTCAGATTTAGGTGTCAATACCGCGCTACAACAGAGTTTAGCAGCTTTAAACATTATCCAGCCCACCGCAATACAGCAAAAAGCCATTCCGCTTATCTTAAACGAAAGTAAAGATCTTGTTGCACTGGCCCAGACAGGAAGTGGAAAGACACTTGCCTTTGGACTGCCCGTATTGCAACATATCGATCCTAAAAATGAGGCCGTACAGGCGGTGATCCTCGCGCCCACACGCGAACTGGGCCAACAAATCCACACCAATTTACTTTCTTTTGCCGCACATAGCCCAGAAATTAGCATTGCCTCCATTTGCGGTGGCATACCCATTAAACCACAGATTGAACGCTTAAAAACGACTACCCACCTTATTGTGGCCACGCCGGGAAGACTGGTAGATTTGATCAATCGAAAAGCCATTGATCTCAGTAAGGTTGTTACTTTGGTCTTAGATGAGGCCGATGAAATGGTAACTGCCCTAAAAACGGATCTGGATAGCATTCTTGCTGAAATTCCCAAAAACAGGAGGACACTTCTCTTTACCGCTACAATGCCTGGAACTATCAAACAACTGGTGCAAAACTATATGAGCAAACATATAGTGCACGTAGAAGCAGAAATGGAAACCGTGGGCCACCAGGGGATTGACCATCAATTCGTAGTGGTAGAACCTATTGAAAAACTAGAGGTACTGCTTTATTTCCTGTCTTCTAAAGAAGGGGAGCGGGGCATTATATTTTGCAAGACCAAAGCGGCCGTTAATAAACTGGCCAAAAATCTTGCTATTAATAAATTTTCTTCGGGAGCGCTGCATGGCAGTTTGTCGCAGCCTATACGCGATCGTATCATGGGCCAGTTTCGGGAAGGGCATATTGATATTTTAGTGGCGACAGATCTTGCCGCACGCGGGCTTGATGTCAAAGAAATCAGTTATGTTGTCAATTATCACCTGCCAGACACCTATGAAACCTATGTGCACCGTAGTGGCCGTACGGCAAGGGCAGGGGCAAAGGGGCTTGCGGTTACCGTCTTGCAACAGGAAGAGGTTTTTGAAATCCCGGAATTTGAGGAAGAACTGGGCATTAGTTTTAGCGAGATGAGAAAACCCGATGCGCAAAGTACCGAAGAAAACAATACGTTGCTATGGGCCAGGAAAATCTTTAAAACGAAACCGAACCGGACCATTCCGGCTGAATTCAAGGAGAAAATCAATACGGTTTTCCATCACTTAACGAAGGAAGAGCTGATTGATAAAATACTGGCGCATCACTTGGCACAGACCGCAATTGCACCTAAAGAGGAGGCAAAACCCACAAAGAAGAAACGTTAG
- a CDS encoding aldo/keto reductase has product MKNRTLGKNGFEVSEVGLGCWQIGADWGSEIAKNDAEQILDTAFENGIRFYDTADVYGDGRSEKLVGAFLKKHKDEVKVATKFGRNGDIFPDNYTEEGLRDCVENSLKRLGVDQLDLLQLHCIPTEELKKGDIFDWLRTLQKEGKIAHFGASVESVEEGLICLKQDGLQSLQVIFNIFRQKLVDELLPQAKTKGVGIIVRLPLASGLLTGKFDKDTNFDENDHRNFNQDGAVFNVGETFAGLPFKKGVELTNELKEKCPEAMSLAEMSLRWILDHDAVTTIIPGASSAKHIKENARASELKPLPEALMKELSEFYSKNVKQYVRGKY; this is encoded by the coding sequence ATGAAAAATAGAACCTTAGGAAAAAACGGATTTGAAGTAAGTGAAGTTGGGCTGGGCTGCTGGCAGATAGGTGCGGACTGGGGCAGCGAAATTGCTAAAAATGATGCGGAACAAATTTTGGATACCGCTTTTGAAAACGGGATACGCTTTTACGATACCGCAGATGTGTATGGCGATGGTAGAAGCGAAAAGTTGGTAGGTGCTTTCCTAAAAAAACATAAAGACGAGGTCAAAGTCGCGACTAAATTTGGTCGAAACGGTGACATTTTCCCTGATAATTATACAGAAGAAGGTTTGCGTGATTGTGTTGAAAATTCCTTGAAAAGACTGGGCGTAGATCAGCTCGATCTTTTGCAGCTACACTGTATCCCAACCGAAGAACTGAAAAAAGGAGATATTTTTGACTGGTTGAGAACACTGCAAAAAGAAGGTAAAATTGCCCATTTTGGAGCAAGTGTGGAGAGTGTTGAAGAAGGTTTGATCTGTCTCAAACAAGACGGTCTGCAATCCCTGCAGGTCATCTTTAACATTTTCAGGCAAAAATTAGTGGATGAATTGCTTCCGCAGGCAAAAACAAAAGGCGTGGGGATCATCGTGAGATTACCGCTGGCAAGTGGTCTGCTTACCGGTAAATTTGATAAGGATACTAATTTTGATGAAAACGACCACCGTAATTTTAATCAAGATGGTGCCGTTTTTAACGTAGGAGAAACTTTCGCCGGTCTTCCCTTTAAAAAAGGAGTGGAACTCACAAATGAACTTAAAGAAAAGTGCCCAGAAGCTATGTCCCTAGCCGAAATGTCCCTGCGCTGGATCTTAGATCACGATGCGGTCACGACCATTATCCCCGGTGCAAGTTCTGCAAAGCATATTAAGGAAAACGCCAGGGCAAGTGAATTAAAGCCATTACCAGAAGCGTTGATGAAGGAACTATCTGAGTTTTATAGTAAGAATGTGAAGCAGTATGTTAGAGGGAAATACTAA
- a CDS encoding phosphatidylserine decarboxylase translates to MQIKFIDRKTGQIKQETPPAEGLLKFLYDNPFGKTAFLPLARRKFISAWYGRKMNKPSSVKKIQDFIDTHGINMEEYEGGVPEFTSFNDFFYRKLKPGARTIESGFVSPGDGRLLAFESVSDLKHFFVKGHEFTLPKFLNDAQLARKYANASLFILRLAPNDYHRFHFPYTGTPSEVTKINGKYYSVSPHALANNFVKVFCENKREYCTLKSQDKGDILLVPVGATMVGTVIETYSPGQQVAKGDEMGYFAFGGSTVAVLVDREKIQIDADILQNTRNKLETYVQLGDKIGV, encoded by the coding sequence ATGCAGATTAAATTTATAGATAGAAAGACAGGGCAAATCAAGCAGGAAACCCCTCCTGCGGAGGGGCTTTTGAAATTTCTGTACGATAATCCATTTGGTAAAACTGCTTTTTTGCCCCTGGCCAGACGCAAGTTTATTTCAGCCTGGTATGGTAGGAAAATGAATAAACCTTCTTCGGTTAAGAAAATTCAGGACTTTATTGATACGCATGGTATAAACATGGAGGAGTATGAAGGAGGCGTTCCTGAATTTACATCTTTCAACGATTTTTTCTACCGAAAGTTAAAACCTGGAGCACGTACCATAGAAAGTGGTTTTGTATCTCCTGGAGATGGCCGTTTGCTCGCTTTTGAAAGCGTTTCAGATCTAAAACATTTCTTCGTTAAAGGGCATGAATTTACGTTGCCAAAATTTCTAAATGATGCGCAACTGGCCAGGAAATATGCAAATGCTTCCCTCTTTATACTGCGGCTCGCTCCTAATGATTACCATAGGTTTCATTTTCCCTATACCGGTACGCCTTCGGAAGTAACCAAAATCAATGGGAAATACTATTCAGTCTCCCCACATGCCCTTGCCAATAATTTTGTAAAGGTGTTTTGTGAAAACAAAAGGGAATATTGTACGCTAAAATCTCAAGACAAAGGGGATATACTTCTCGTACCTGTAGGCGCTACAATGGTAGGTACCGTTATTGAAACGTATAGTCCAGGTCAGCAAGTCGCTAAAGGGGATGAAATGGGCTATTTTGCCTTTGGCGGTTCTACCGTTGCTGTACTCGTGGACAGGGAGAAAATCCAGATAGATGCAGATATTCTTCAAAATACCCGTAATAAACTGGAAACCTATGTGCAGCTTGGTGACAAAATAGGCGTTTGA